The following coding sequences lie in one Benincasa hispida cultivar B227 chromosome 6, ASM972705v1, whole genome shotgun sequence genomic window:
- the LOC120079111 gene encoding uncharacterized protein LOC120079111: MTDNGRQFFNSLMDRLCEKFKFKQYKSSIYNAAANGLAKAFNKTLCNLLKKVVSKLKRDWQEKISEASWAYHTTHRTPTRVTLYSLVYGVEAVLPLEREIPSLRMTVQERLTTKDNAKLQLQ, encoded by the coding sequence ATGACGGATAACGGGAGACAATTCTTCAACAGTTTGATGGACAGGTtgtgtgaaaaattcaaattcaagcaATACAAGTCATCCATATATAACGCTGCTGCAAATGGGTTGGCTAAGGCATTTAACAAGACATTGTGCAACTTGCTGAAGAAAGTTGTTTCCAAGTTGAAGAGAGATTGGCAGGAGAAGATCAGTGAAGCGTCGTGGGCTTATCACACCACTCACCGTACCCCTACAAGAGTCACCCTGTACTCTCTCGTTTATGGGGTAGAAGCTGTCCTtcctttggaaagagaaattccATCGCTAAGAATGACGGTGCAAGAAAGGCTGACTACAAAGGACAACGCCAAACTGCAGCTCCAATAA
- the LOC120079446 gene encoding uncharacterized protein LOC120079446 isoform X1, whose translation MNSILSSSSPSPPIFNHKKSSLPILISHSFTSPPIPRSTSYSPLRVSSSSSDNPAITVPSPPKNASLDTLQSASHVVRDFYHGINRHDLASVEPLIAENCVYEDLIFSRPFVGRKEILLFFKKFNDSISKDLQFVIDDISTEDSSALGVLWHLEWKGKEFPFSKGCSFYRLVDVAGKKQIIYARDSVEPAFKPGEIALTAIRGVTWLLEQFPQLADRL comes from the exons ATGAACTCCATTCTATCATCTTCATCCCCATCCCCTCCAATTTTCAACCACAAAAAATCTTCTCTTCCAATTCTAATTTCCCATTCATTCACTTCTCCTCCGATTCCCAGAAGCACATCCTATTCCCCTCTTCGcgtctcatcttcttcttcagataATCCGGCCATCACCGTTCCATCTCCGCCCAAAAACGCCTCTCTCGACACCCTCCAATCCGCTTCTCATGTCGTAAGGGACTTTTACCATGGAATCAACCGCCACGACCTCGCCTCCGTTGAACCCCTCATTGCTGAGAATTGCGTTTACGAGGACCTTATCTTTTCTCGCCCTTTCGTCGGTCGCAAG GaaattcttcttttcttcaaaaAGTTTAACGATTCCATCAGTAAGGATCTCCAATTTGTTATTGATGATATCTCCACCGAAGACTCATCAGCTCTGGGTGTACTTTGGCATTTAG AATGGAAAGGGAAAGAGTTTCCTTTTAGTAAGGGATGTAGCTTTTATCGCTTGGTTGATGTTGCTGGCAAGAAACAAATAAT ATATGCAAGAGACAGCGTAGAGCCTGCATTCAAGCCTGGGGAGATTGCTTTG ACAGCCATTAGAGGTGTAACTTGGCTTCTGGAACAATTCCCTCAGCTAGCAGATCGCCTATAA
- the LOC120079446 gene encoding uncharacterized protein LOC120079446 isoform X2, with translation MNSILSSSSPSPPIFNHKKSSLPILISHSFTSPPIPRSTSYSPLRVSSSSSDNPAITVPSPPKNASLDTLQSASHVVRDFYHGINRHDLASVEPLIAENCVYEDLIFSRPFVGRKEILLFFKKFNDSISKDLQFVIDDISTEDSSALGVLWHLEWKGKEFPFSKGCSFYRLVDVAGKKQIIYARDSVEPAFKPGEIALMVSLMNNKSWASNSST, from the exons ATGAACTCCATTCTATCATCTTCATCCCCATCCCCTCCAATTTTCAACCACAAAAAATCTTCTCTTCCAATTCTAATTTCCCATTCATTCACTTCTCCTCCGATTCCCAGAAGCACATCCTATTCCCCTCTTCGcgtctcatcttcttcttcagataATCCGGCCATCACCGTTCCATCTCCGCCCAAAAACGCCTCTCTCGACACCCTCCAATCCGCTTCTCATGTCGTAAGGGACTTTTACCATGGAATCAACCGCCACGACCTCGCCTCCGTTGAACCCCTCATTGCTGAGAATTGCGTTTACGAGGACCTTATCTTTTCTCGCCCTTTCGTCGGTCGCAAG GaaattcttcttttcttcaaaaAGTTTAACGATTCCATCAGTAAGGATCTCCAATTTGTTATTGATGATATCTCCACCGAAGACTCATCAGCTCTGGGTGTACTTTGGCATTTAG AATGGAAAGGGAAAGAGTTTCCTTTTAGTAAGGGATGTAGCTTTTATCGCTTGGTTGATGTTGCTGGCAAGAAACAAATAAT ATATGCAAGAGACAGCGTAGAGCCTGCATTCAAGCCTGGGGAGATTGCTTTG ATGGTTTCGTTGATGAATAATAAAAGTTGGGCTTCGAATTCTAGCACATAA
- the LOC120079446 gene encoding uncharacterized protein LOC120079446 isoform X3: MNSILSSSSPSPPIFNHKKSSLPILISHSFTSPPIPRSTSYSPLRVSSSSSDNPAITVPSPPKNASLDTLQSASHVVRDFYHGINRHDLASVEPLIAENCVYEDLIFSRPFVGRKEILLFFKKFNDSISKDLQFVIDDISTEDSSALGVLWHLEWKGKEFPFSKGCSFYRLVDVAGKKQIIYARDSVEPAFKPGEIALPLEV; this comes from the exons ATGAACTCCATTCTATCATCTTCATCCCCATCCCCTCCAATTTTCAACCACAAAAAATCTTCTCTTCCAATTCTAATTTCCCATTCATTCACTTCTCCTCCGATTCCCAGAAGCACATCCTATTCCCCTCTTCGcgtctcatcttcttcttcagataATCCGGCCATCACCGTTCCATCTCCGCCCAAAAACGCCTCTCTCGACACCCTCCAATCCGCTTCTCATGTCGTAAGGGACTTTTACCATGGAATCAACCGCCACGACCTCGCCTCCGTTGAACCCCTCATTGCTGAGAATTGCGTTTACGAGGACCTTATCTTTTCTCGCCCTTTCGTCGGTCGCAAG GaaattcttcttttcttcaaaaAGTTTAACGATTCCATCAGTAAGGATCTCCAATTTGTTATTGATGATATCTCCACCGAAGACTCATCAGCTCTGGGTGTACTTTGGCATTTAG AATGGAAAGGGAAAGAGTTTCCTTTTAGTAAGGGATGTAGCTTTTATCGCTTGGTTGATGTTGCTGGCAAGAAACAAATAAT ATATGCAAGAGACAGCGTAGAGCCTGCATTCAAGCCTGGGGAGATTGCTTTG CCATTAGAGGTGTAA
- the LOC120080342 gene encoding uncharacterized protein LOC120080342 → MKREGRQHGMVRTYRIIPSPWNPRPETQFVNELDFPPTAGLFTKVSSKPTNHSKFTGKCSKPRCSGCRLHPVQKAKDKTKGSHKFKSHHLLIDYYLLDDFDERPSFVDDEGDDHLLEEIDIELRDGDIHRHDDGDDQPQKVTDSELKVEDEMSCYRVEFVVDETMEGDDSWCLIEERHTI, encoded by the coding sequence ATGAAGAGGGAAGGTCGCCAACATGGCATGGTAAGAACCTACCGGATCATCCCTTCCCCATGGAATCCAAGACCCGAAACCCAATTCGTTAACGAGCTTGATTTCCCTCCTACTGCTGGCCTTTTCACAAAGGTCTCATCCAAGCCTACCAACCACTCCAAGTTCACCGGAAAATGCAGCAAGCCCCGTTGCTCTGGCTGCAGGCTACACCCGGTTCAGAAGGCCAAGGATAAAACCAAGGGATCTCATAAGTTCAAGTCACACCATCTCCTCATTGACTACTACTTGCTGGATGACTTTGACGAACGCCCCAGCTTTGTCGATGATGAGGGTGACGACCACTTACTAGAAGAAATAGATATTGAGTTGAGGGATGGAGATATTCATCGCCACGACGACGGTGACGATCAGCCGCAGAAAGTAACAGATTCTGAATTGAAAGTCGAAGATGAAATGAGTTGCTACAGAGTGGAGTTCGTCGTGGATGAAACCATGGAGGGGGATGATAGTTGGTGTTTGATAGAAGAACGACACACAATCTAA
- the LOC120080341 gene encoding protein WVD2-like 7 — translation MADSTCLMQHPFSYTSGFPNESMEGNLPIHALSQSVSFGRFTSESLAWEKWSTFSHNRYVEEAEKFSRPGSVAQKKAFFEAHYKKVAAQRAAALLEQENAASSSKSTEETETKQNVSDVGRSASLRTAMPTSDAVQQHGVEVVTGQDFVAIASGDDSCNGSDLREERVGSREVEGGDSGVAHQVIEEVPQKVELKVMVDLNDGLTENEFNRTPQMEKSLPKSSRQTWEQPSTISKKKAATSSSKDSKLSLFDRSSKILPSTPAKPIAPASCLNNATPKQVANKYVMESVDKRKSNNATPKQVANKYAMESADKRKSDNATPKQVANKHVMESADKRKSDNATPKQVANQYVMESADKRKSNNATPKQVANKYVMESADKRKSTPKSLRMAVNFTPIRELNKLTSTVMRKIERSRAGSSTSKPAKDCPTPLRTPNTAMKNESQKHPSATPWSEKKRNKSYSPFSFTPFSLRTDERAARRKEKLEEKFNTNESQKKVQLQTKLKEKAETEITKLRQSFCFKARPLPNFYKDRKAQKNNEEVPKCHPPSPKLGRKTSPKTGEATMAHSSHVPPVKSTRSMNKNVQGKARSRSLQTLMSAHENTSPNIQQ, via the exons ATGGCAGATTCAACTTGCCTCATGCAGCACCCTTTCTCTTACACTTCCGGTTTTCCCAATGAATCCATGGAG GGTAATCTTCCAATTCATGCTCTTTCCCAGTCCGTCTCCTTCGGGAGATTCACTTCGGAGTCTTTGGCTTGGGAGAAATGGTCTACTTTTTCCCACAATCGATATGTTGAAGAAGCTGAAAAGTTTTCTCGCCCTGGATCTGTTGCTCAGAAGAAAGCTTTCTTTGAAGCCCATTACAAGAAGGTTGCTGCTCAGCGAGCTGCGGCCTTGCTCGAGCAAGAAAATGCTGCTTCTTCTTCGAAATCTACCGAAGAAACTGAAACGAAACAGAATGTTAGTGATGTTGGTCGCTCTGCTTCTCTGCGGACTGCAATGCCGACCTCTGATGCCGTCCAGCAACATGGGGTTGAGGTTGTAACTGGGCAAGATTTTGTTGCTATTGCCAGTGGCGATGACAGTTGCAACGGTTCTGATCTTAGGGAGGAGAGAGTTGGTAGCAGGGAGGTTGAAGGAGGTGATTCAGGCGTTGCCCACCAAGTGATCGAGGAAGTTCCCCAGAAGGTTGAGTTGAAAGTTATGGTTGATTTGAATGATGGGTTGACTGAAAATGAGTTCAATCGGACACCACAAATGGAAAAATCTCTTCCTAAG AGTTCCCGCCAGACTTGGGAGCAACCGAGCACCATTAGCAAGAAGAAAGCAGCTACTTCGTCGTCAAAGGATTCAAAGCTTTCATTGTTTGACAGATCATCTAAGATCCTCCCATCTACACCTGCCAAACCAATTGCTCCAGCTTCTTGTCTCAACAATGCCACTCCAAAACAAGTTGCCAACAAATATGTAATGGAGTCTGTAGATAAAAGGAAATCTAACAATGCGACTCCAAAACAAGTTGCCAACAAATATGCAATGGAGTCTGCAGATAAAAGGAAATCTGACAATGCCACTCCAAAACAAGTTGCTAACAAACATGTAATGGAGTCTGCAGATAAAAGGAAATCTGACAATGCCACTCCAAAACAAGTTGCTAACCAGTATGTAATGGAGTCTGCAGATAAAAGGAAATCTAACAATGCCACTCCAAAACAAGTTGCTAACAAGTATGTAATGGAGTCGGCAGATAAAAGGAAATCTACTCCTAAATCTCTTAGGATGGCAGTTAACTTTACACCCATTCGAGAACTCAACAAGTTAACTTCAACAGTCATGAGAAAGATTGAACGTTCAAGAGCTGGGTCCAGTACTTCAAAACCAGCTAAAGATTGTCCAACTCCTCTTAGGACACCGAATACG GCAATGAAGAATGAGTCTCAAAAGCATCCTTCTGCTACACCCTGGTCAGAAAAGAAAAG AAACAAATCGTACTCGCCATTTTCATTCACCCCTTTCAGCTTGAGAACCGATGAAAGAGCAGCGAGAAGAAAGGAG AAACTTGAAGAGAAGTTCAACACAAATGAGTCACAAAAAAAGGTGCAACTTCAAACTAAGCTAAAG GAGAAAGCCGAAACAGAAATAACTAAACTGCGTCAAAGCTTCTGCTTCAAAGCCAGGCCGCTGCCAAACTTTTACAAGGATCGAAAAGCACAGAAGAACAACGAG GAGGTTCCCAAGTGTCATCCCCCATCGCCAAAACTAGGAAGAAAGACCAGCCCCAAAACAGGAGAAGCTACAATGGCCCATTCTAGCCATGTGCCTCCAGTTAAAAGCACCAGAAGCATGAATAAGAATGTCCAGGGAAAGGCTCGTTCTCGGTCATTACAAACTTTAATGTCAGCTCATGAGAACACATCTCCTAACATTCAGCAGTGA